The following are encoded in a window of Podospora pseudoanserina strain CBS 124.78 chromosome 6, whole genome shotgun sequence genomic DNA:
- a CDS encoding hypothetical protein (EggNog:ENOG503NXQ0; COG:A) — MSTPQLLSRKANGTTAVAQSSADSPKATKTKAPANGEKVVIRRLPPGLTEAEFHAILGDEWKLGDGKVDWYKWYPGKVSQHPSKPSTPARAYLHVSQRDQLPELLRKVQEAKWEDAKETYNDPALVAPPTVEFSVYKKIPSEKKRVDGRQGTIDQDPEFMAFLESLASPDGNKEGVTAEPEPEEEPEKTTTTPLIEYLKERKAAKAKEIAAAKIAMKHARTESLTGKGKASATSAEEPKRRSTRDRESRTERERATEKAPERPRESVKILTKKAVAAAEAAAEAAKVAAIQKSTQSSAPSASSEAPSKSRRAGIAAAARILQRDLGLSSSNAHRKARMDAAKADADSKGSAAKGPAKENVPIAPEPAPPAPPAQPSSSAPPKSQQQQQQQQQQQQQQQQPAASSNRSRNRRRGGGDEGGKSKGDNKADKQADTTPPAPAPAPAKPVLLLKKRETPQAQRQQPSAPATPVSAMASQSTPTTAAPSQPAAPKNASAKQGGGGRESKKNAGPAPSSGATRAFIKHANHSQGVTEALLKDALSAYGTVTSVDIDRKKGFAYVDFTDHAGLAKAMAASPVTIAQATVQVLERKDMTAKKGGQSSGSTQGKNAAASASATTASTPTPAPAPAAASNSTAPEKPAGEQQPKESRRNPRRSKRGGRDNKDKDGKEGGGKGGGVGGSAPAAAAASC, encoded by the exons ATGTCAACTCCACAGTTGTTATCACGAAAGGCAAACGGCACTACAGCAGTCGCCCAGTCTTCAGCCGATTCCCCAAAAGcaaccaagaccaaggcACCCGCCAATGGAGAAAAAGTCGTGATCCGTCGCCTACCACCAGGTCTTACCGAAGCAGAGTTCCATGCCATTTTGGGCGATGAATGGAAACTCGGAGATGGCAAGGTCGACTGGTACAAGTGGTATCCTGGTAAGGTCTCGCAACA CCCTTCAAAACCGTCGACACCAGCTCGGGCATATCTCCATGTCTCGCAGAGAGATCAGTTGCCAGAACTCCTCCGCAAGGTACAAGAGGCCAAGTGGGAAGATGCGAAGGAGACCTACAACGATCCAGCCCTTGTCGCTCCACCAACCGTCGAGTTCTCCGTCTACAAGAAGATTCCCAGCGAGAAGAAGCGTGTGGACGGCCGACAAGGGACCATCGATCAAGACCCGGAGTTCATGGCTTTTCTGGAGAGCCTTGCAAGCCCAGACGGGAACAAAGAGGGTGTCACTGCTGAACCGGAGCCCGAAGAGGAACCCGAAAAGACCACCACGACACCTCTGATTGAGTAtctgaaggagaggaaggctgCCAAGGCAAAGGAAATCGCTGCTGCTAAGATCGCAATGAAACATGCCAGAACGGAGTCACTGACTGGGAAGGGCAAGGCATCAGCTACCAGTGCTGAGGAACCCAAGAGGAGAAGCACCCGGGACAGAGAGTCGAGAACCGAAAGGGAGAGGGCCACCGAAAAGGCACCCGAGAGGCCCAGGGAGTCGGTCAAGATCTTGACCAAGAAGGCTGTTGCCGCTGCAGAGGCTGCCGCGGAGGCTGCTAAGGTGGCAGCCATCCAAAAGTCAACTCAGTCCAGCGCACCATCCGCATCTTCGGAGGCTCCATCGAAGAGCCGTAGGGCAggcattgctgctgctgcgcgTATCCTACAGCGTGACCTGGGTCTGAGCTCTAGCAACGCTCACCGCAAGGCCAGAATGGATGCAGCCAAAGCGGATGCCGATAGCAAGGGCAGTGCTGCGAAGGGACCAGCGAAGGAAAATGTCCCAATCGCTCCTgagccagcaccacccgcCCCTCCTGCTCAGCCGTCGTCATCTGCTCCACCCAagtcacaacaacaacaacaacaacaacagcagcagcagcagcagcaacagcaaccagcagCTTCTTCCAATAGATCTCGCAACAGAAGacggggcggcggtgatgagggtggaAAGTCAAAGGGGGATAATAAAGCCGACAAGCAGGCCGACACAACGCCTCCggcaccagcacctgcaCCAGCTAAGCCtgtgcttcttctcaagaaaagagagacaCCACAGGCCCAGCGTCAGCAGCCATCAGCCCCTGCCACTCCTGTTTCGGCTATGGCATCACAGTCTACACCGACGACAGCCGCACCCTCCCAACCTGCTGCACCGAAAAATGCATCAGCAAAGCAAGGCGGTGGCGGCCGAGAATCCAAGAAGAACGCCGGACCTGCTCCCAGTTCAGGCGCGACACGAGCTTTCATTAAGCATGCAAACCACTCACAGGGTGTCACCGAGGCGCTGCTCAAGGATGCCTTGTCGGCGTATGGCACTGTTACTTCAGTGGATATTGATCGCAAAAAGGGGTTCGCGTATGTCGATTTCACAGACCATGCTGGGCTCGCCAAAGCTATGGCCGCCAGCCCGGTCACGATTGCGCAGGCTACAGTACAggtgctggagaggaaggataTGACGGCTAAGAAGGGGGGGCAGTCGTCGGGTTCTACCCAGGGGAAGAATGCCGCtgcctctgcttctgctACTACTGCGTCTACGCCAACCCCAGCTCCTGCGCCGGCAGCTGCGTCGAACAGTACCGCGCCGGAGAAGCCTGCTGGGGAGCAGCAACCGAAGGAGAGCAGGCGTAACCCGCGTCGGAGCAAGCGTGGTGGTCGGGATAACAAGGAtaaggatgggaaggagggtggtggaaagggtggtggtgtaggcgGCTCTGCacctgctgccgctgctgcttcttgttAA
- the SIT4_2 gene encoding sporulation-induced protein (EggNog:ENOG503NU6Q; COG:D; COG:T) — translation MTAAPKPGPANLRPGAGLDEWLEEAKQCHYLPESVMKQLCEMVKEVLMEESNIQPVVTPVTICGDIHGQFYDLLELFRVAGGMPGDNNVQAPQTVTAVITSDDIEPPSEITDPKLQKKVINSGPAPISTDPNETIVEGDTTTEAILPPNEGLTQSADTKFVFLGDFVDRGYFSLETFTLLMCLKAKYPDRIVLVRGNHESRQITQVYGFYEECQQKYGNASVWKACCQVFDFLVLAAIVDGTVLCVHGGLSPEIRTIDQIRVVARAQEIPHEGAFCDLVWSDPEDIDTWAVSPRGAGWLFGDKVATEFNHVNGLKTIARAHQLVNEGYKYHFSERSVVTVWSAPNYCYRCGNVASIMTVDEQLNTKFSIFSAVPDDQRHVPAGRRGPGDYFL, via the exons ATGACCGCAGCGCCAAAGCCGGGCCCGGCGAATCTCCGACCCGGAGCCGGTCTCGACGAGTGGCTCGAAGAAGCAAAACAATGCCACTACCTACCAGAGTCTGTCATGAAGCAGCTCTGCGAAATGGTCAAAGAGGTCCTGATGGAGGAGTCCAACATCCAACCAGTAGTCACCCCTGTCACCATCTGCGGCGACATTCATGGCCAGTTCTACGATCTCCTAGAGCTCTTCCGAGTGGCTGGTGGCATGCCGGGCGACAACAACGTCCAGGCGCCCCAGACAGTCACAGCAGTCATCACATCCGACGACATTGAGCCCCCGAGCGAAATCACCGATCCCAAGCTGCAAAAGAAGGTCATAAATTCTGGCCCAGCCCCAATAAGTACAGATCCAAACGAAACGATCGTCGAGGGGGACACAACCACCGAGGccatcctccctccaaaCGAGGGGCTCACCCAGTCAGCAGACACCAAGTTTGTCTTTTTGGGCGATTTCGTCGACAGAGGGTATTTCAGTCTGGAAACATTTACTCTCTTAATGTGTCTAAAAGCCAA ATACCCCGACAGAATAGTCCTCGTCCGCGGCAACCACGAATCCCGTCAAATCACCCAAGTCTACGGCTTCTACGAAGAATGCCAGCAAAAATACGGCAACGCCTCCGTTTGGAAGGCCTGCTGCCAAGTCTTTGACTTTCTAGTCCTCGCGGCAATCGTGGACGGGACCGTCCTGTGCGTCCACGGCGGCCTGTCGCCCGAAATTAGAACCATCGACCAGATCCGTGTTGTGGCTAGAGCGCAGGAGATCCCGCATGAAGGTGCGTTTTGCGATTTGGTGTGGAGTGACCCGGAGGATATCGACACGTGGGCGGTGAGCCCGAGAGGAGCAGGTTGGCTGTTTGGCGATAAGGTCGCTACCGAGTTTAACCACGTGAATGGGCTGAAGACGATTGCGAGGGCGCATCAGTTGGTGAATGAGGGTTACAAG TATCACTTCAGCGAACGGTCGGTGGTGACGGTCTGGTCAGCACCGAATTACTGCTATCGCTGTGGTAATGTGGCGTCGATCATGACGGTGGACGAGCAGCTCAATACCAAGTTTAGCATCTTCTCGGCTGTGCCGGATGATCAGCGCCATGTGCCagctgggaggagagggccgGGTGATTACTTCCTGTAG
- a CDS encoding hypothetical protein (EggNog:ENOG503PQF3) produces the protein MYGPRSNRVHFESTTPGVPEVHIRRTRSVNRGPRQPRSRTRSAERVHTLWDETPVADMQGRERGGGVSRETYDQLFRENHILRVQVQELEEDVRKEKAFNSELRRSVESNSDSEARKSTKLREARKKNALLELENSNLTTKIRDLSRQLKDALEAKARYVGTEYETMKQQVAEWRRRYDDANRRIDRMRDNLDEHIATNRVLQAEVETLRRENERLRRRHP, from the coding sequence ATGTACGGCCCTCGAAGCAACAGAGTGCACTTTGAGTCAACGACACCAGGCGTCCCCGAGGTCCATATTCGTCGCACCCGGAGCGTAAATCGAGGACCTCGCCAGCCTCGCAGTCGTACTCGGAGTGCCGAACGAGTCCACACTCTTTGGGACGAAACACCAGTCGCCGACATGCAGGGCCGTGAacgcggcggcggcgtaaGCCGCGAGACCTACGACCAGCTCTTCCGTGAGAACCACATCCTCCGAGTCCAGGTCCAGGAGCTAGAGGAGGACGTccgcaaggagaaggccTTCAACTCGGAGCTTCGCCGCTCAGTCGAAAGCAACTCTGACAGCGAAGCCCGCAAGTCGACAAAGCTACGCGAGGCCCGCAAGAAGAATgcccttctcgagctcgagAACAGCAACCTCACGACCAAGATCCGGGACCTCAGCCGTCAGCTCAAGGACGCTCTTGAGGCCAAAGCGAGATATGTCGGCACTGAGTACGAGACCATGAAGCAGCAGGTTGCTGAGTGGCGCCGACGATACGATGACGCCAACCGCCGCATTGACCGGATGCGTGATAATCTCGATGAGCACATTGCTACCAACCGGGTGCTTCAGGCTGAGGTCGAGACGCTTCGGAGGGAGAATGAGCGGCTTCGGCGACGTCACCCTTGA